The sequence below is a genomic window from candidate division WOR-3 bacterium.
TCACTCCCGCAAAAATATCACTCACTGCTTTTACCGCCTCGATCGTTCCGACAGCCTCCCCCGCCTTGACTTTTTTGCCGACAGGCGGTGGCTCGACCATCACGATATCAGAGAGTTCTGACTGAGCGTAATCGGTTATTCCCTCGATTGCCACATCACCTTCAATTTTGACCCACTCGTGTTCCTTGGTATATCTCAGTCCCTCTATTATGTTTGCCATTATACCTCCTTATCTGCTATATGTTATAAAACAGTATGTAGATATGCAGAATTTTCCTATTTATGACTGGCATGTTTATAAAAAGGTCCCTTTATCACCTCAGCCGGGATGATTCTCTTTCCTATTATATTCAACTTTGTACCGCTTTTATTAAAGGGTAAATCAACATATCCCATACCGATCCCTTTTTTAAGGGACGGTGAAAATGTCCCTGAGGTGACGAAACCGATCTTTTTCTGTCCGTCGCGGATTTCCTGATGAGGTCGTGGAATACCTTTATCCACCACTTCAAAACCGACCAACTTCCTCTTTATTCCTGATTCTTTTATCTTTACCAAAGCTTCTTTGCCGATGAAATCACCTTTATCAAGTTTGACGACC
It includes:
- the gcvH gene encoding glycine cleavage system protein GcvH, producing MANIIEGLRYTKEHEWVKIEGDVAIEGITDYAQSELSDIVMVEPPPVGKKVKAGEAVGTIEAVKAVSDIFAGVSGEVIEVNEKVVADPSIINKDPYGEGWLYKIKLDDTKEFETLLSPDQYKELIAQH